One genomic segment of Ipomoea triloba cultivar NCNSP0323 chromosome 9, ASM357664v1 includes these proteins:
- the LOC116029584 gene encoding uncharacterized protein LOC116029584 produces the protein MVMIINNKIKPPGGEPIWSWYSRAEQLDYLKGFLKPLAFEKEETAKAKDPEDIIVLPNTEDDINPENVTVEKPMPLVSVKQEPIDDEHEKLPVLEKNLPVSDNVNPESAVVYGPHQLDPPASLFTKLNLFNIMDEHRRSTSLTNRLSIPLNIPQTTKPTQDKILSLPSPQTTQTEIPEHQNPENPLPIQSENSHTDETRSEPQSEPNPETTPTIPIDDSPLDFEFETGNPPELPVAVEFETGNPPELPVAEQTDEENPPELPVAEQTDEEDNPELPVAEQTDEEDNLPLPVAEQTDEEDNLPLSQVKKNQAKAKGKKKIQEEHVDKNPVAKIHVFPAPVTRRKTRSSTAQQEKETPSPTRKTKKKQPIAEQHVPVETTASKKRKKNTTQTQQSESQPDVSTVTPLEVITPQFLSDEYAARWDSTNKRKILSERYLDVEKFKSQCQLMPVFEKLNLVKSVTTQTSYPPIAIKEFYANLLKTIKDAGSHVYGHASDIEDPVIGANTITKVITGGTYSYWPAETNMLPAKSLTTKYAILHKLAMTNWMPNEHRGGLNFLMATLIYKIGKCIPVDLGDIIFKHVASFRKPESKESKVKLPFPCTIYGVLRSQGFKPEPNEPMEAPQVRTIDVRLKQGSHVLDIFPEHASSSAPALNLDAPFTSKLTAQHLDKSIRDLNTIIQILVEKRTTEMQLREQLRLRDQEMTAVVTETPTDTSTAHEADSIAPEADSTANSQEDESSESE, from the exons TGGTCATGATAATTAACAACAAGATAAAACCTCCAGGAGGAGAACCAATCTGGTCGTGGTACTCAAGAGCAGAGCAACTAGACTACCTGAAAGGGTTCCTCAAACCACTTGCATTCGAGAAAGAAGAAACAGCCAAGGCCAAGGATCCTGAG gATATAATTGTTCTACCAAATACTGAGGATGACATTAACCCAGAAAATGTCACTGTAGAAAAACCTATGCCCTTAGTGTCTGTAAAACAAGAACCAATAGATGATGAACATGAAAAATTGCCTGTCCTTGAGAAAAATCTACCCGTGTCTGATAATGTCAACCCAGAGTCAGCTGTAGTATATGGTCCTCATCAACTTGATCCTCCTGCTTCCCTTTTCACCAAACTCAACTTGTTTAACATCATGGATGAACATAGAAGATCAACCTCTCTCACAAATAGACTGTCTATTCCCCTGAATATCCCACAAACTACAAAACCCACACAAGACAAAATTCTGTCTTTGCCATCACCACAAACCACACAAACAGAAATTCCTGAACATCAAAATCCTGAAAATCCTCTCCCCATCCAGTCAGAAAACTCTCATACTGATGAAACTAGGTCTGAACCTCAATCCGAACCAAATCCTGAAACAACACCTACCATCCCCATTGATGATTCTCCACTAGATTTTGAGTTTGAAACAGGAAATCCTCCAGAATTACCAGTTGCAGTTGAGTTTGAAACAGGAAATCCTCCAGAATTACCAGTTGCAGAACAAACTGATGAAGAAAATCCTCCAGAATTACCAGTTGCAGAACAAACTGATGAAGAAGACAATCCAGAATTACCAGTTGCAGAACAAACTGATGAAGAAGACAATCTGCCATTACCAGTTGCAGAACAAACTGATGAAGAAGACAATCTGCCATTGTCTCAAGTGAAGAAGAACCAAGCAAAGgcaaaaggaaagaagaagattCAGGAAGAACATGTGGACAAAAATCCTGTGGCAAAAATTCATGTTTTTCCCGCCCCTGTCACCAGGCGAAAAACCAGGTCATCCACAGCACAACAGGAGAAGGAAACCCCCTCACCAACACGAAAAACCAAGAAAAAACAGCCAATTGCTGAACAACATGTCCCTGTGGAAACAACTGCTagtaaaaagagaaaaaagaacaCCACTCAAACTCAGCAATCTGAAAGCCAACCGGATGTCTCTACCGTAACACCCCTTGAAGTAATCACCCCTCAATTCCTATCTGATGAGTATGCTGCAAGATGGGACTCaacaaacaaaaggaaaatcctGAGCGAAAGGTATCTTGATGTTGAAAAGTTCAAGTCTCAGTGCCAACTTATGCCAGTGTTTGAGAAGCTAAACCTTGTCAAGTCTGTAACAACTCAGACTAGCTATCCACCCATTGCCATCAAGGAATTTTATGCAAACCTTCTGAAGACTATCAAGGATGCCGGCTCACATGTTTATGGAC ATGCAAGTGACATTGAAGACCCTGTTATTGGTGCAAATACAATCACGAAGGTCATTACAGGAGGAACATACAGCTATTGGCCTGCTGAAACCAACATGTTGCCAGCAAAATCTCTCACAACAAAGTATGCTATACTGCACAAACTGGCCATGACAAACTGGATGCCAAATGAACACCGAGGAGGTTTAAACTTTCTTATGGCCACCCTGATCTACAAGATAGGCAAATGTATTCCTGTTGACTTAGGTGACATCATCTTCAAACATGTGGCATCCTTCAGAAAACCAGAGTCTAAGGAGAGCAAGGTAAAATTGCCTTTTCCCTGCACAATTTATGGAGTTCTGCGCTCACAAGGGTTCAAACCAGAACCAAATGAGCCTATGGAGGCACCTCAAGTCAGAACAATCGATGTCAGACTCAAACAAGGAAGTCATGTGCTTGACATCTTTCCAGAACATGCAAGCAGCTCAGCCCCAGCTCTGAACCTTGATGCACCATTTACCAGCAAACTCACAGCCCAGCACCTTGACAAAAGCATCAGAGATCTTAACACGATCATACAGATACTTGTTGAAAAGAGAACAACTGAGATGCAATTACGTGAACAATTGAGATTGAGAGATCAAGAGATGACTGCTGTTGTCACTGAAACACCCACTGATACATCTACTGCACATGAAGCTGATTCCATCGCACCTGAAGCTGATTCCACCGCAAACAGTCAGGAGGATGAGTCCTCAGAATCTGAATGA